One part of the Magallana gigas chromosome 5, xbMagGiga1.1, whole genome shotgun sequence genome encodes these proteins:
- the LOC105340519 gene encoding uncharacterized protein, giving the protein MKLTGQQLVMFYGVITLSAATMTKRKGNMDSKDSENLEKTQQIHSNCEEAFPSRISHCIEPFSRKVKQYTHIKPENRFVYQIFIKHACRKYKKMLLCVHTYLTNCPTKLSYSVVQHSLNQSWVPVVNQMCDINTNSSKQPIKSHTDQTTGPDSHSGTTPKSPVYQIQNDLPSAKSILSPTSKEDAQDSIYNVILDRIILPEIVIDSGVPVILNSKDNSQRDPGSNDNIHHTFVAADSQDKPGGKSLFYWMYIVIGNSASANQVQYSMGPKGHHSQGTASLSYQSSASPVTLSLLCLLWQVLVTVYALCSH; this is encoded by the exons ATGAAGCTGACCGGACAACAGCTAGTCATGTTTTATGGAGTTATAACACTTAGTGCTGCTACCATGACCAAGAGGAAAGGGAACATGGATTCCAAAGACAGTGAAAACTTGGAAAAGACGCAACAAATTCATTCCAATTGTGAAGAGGCTTTTCCATCTCGAATTTCTCACTGCATCGAGCCCTTCTCTCGAAAAGTCAAACAATATACACACATAAAGCCGGAGAATCGCTTTGTTTACCAAATTTTCATCAAGCATGCTTGCAG GAAATACAAGAAGATGCTACTGTGTGTCCATACATATCTGACGAACTGTCCCACAAAGCTGAGCTACAGTGTGGTCCAGCACAGTCTGAACCAGTCCTGGGTCCCAGTGGTCAACCAGATGTGTGACATTAACACCAACTCCTCAAAACAGCCAATCAAATCACACACAGACCAGACAACGGGACCAGACTCGCACAGCGGTACCACACCCAAATCTCCTGTGTATCAGATACAGAACGATTTACCTTCAGCTAAAAGCATATTATCCCCTACCTCAAAGGAGGATGCCCAAGACAGTATATATAATGTGATTTTGGACCGAATTATCTTGCCAGAGATAGTCATTGACTCAGGGGTACCTGTTATTTTAAATTCCAAAGACAACAGTCAGAGAGACCCTGGTTCAAATGACAATATTCATCATACATTTGTGGCTGCAGACTCTCAGGACAAGCCTGGAGGGAAAAGTCTCTTCTACTGGATGTACATAGTGATAGGAAATAGTGCATCAGCAAATCAAGTCCAGTACTCCATGGGACCTAAAGGGCATCACAGCCAGGGGACAGCTTCCCTGTCCTACCAATCCTCGGCCAGCCCAGTGACTCTCAGTCTACTGTGCCTACTCTGGCAGGTGCTTGTGACGGTGTATGCACTCTGCTCCCATTAG
- the LOC136275307 gene encoding uncharacterized protein, protein MEEEEEDRVGQWKDDSGSQARESDRRRLPQTAWSPDVNPVLSSDEEEMWDTSNDIISQRNQSTDNDGSREQRTDRELCKDRNSASISLFAISNEDMATDQIPEEIQEIPEVKIVEKLEIIEEETTDREESVQGHSVVREDNSDSQLLIISQDPKPTDPTEISLGDLSAVINEVQVNSLDKRPEPSVAEIHCFKHGTEPILAINAFCEEFTWFHCNNSKFTERMNDQGKVTKQIYIGGWTSSFVVLNSGDMVYTEFEGCTMQKVYKTGKVEEFWTTKPLMPLGVGLALDGGLLVCLVDKDCYDVGDDSMRMVQHLTEEGQLTETYEYAEDKETRLFNFPYRVAENFNTDICVVDRQSKDVVIIKVVSFDRRLKFMYHGNTNTKDRFHPSGIVCDSYCRIIITDFNNHCIHVLSEEGAFLKFLTTDNDGLKYPYCLSLYDDSRLWVGCKDGVIRVYDYIT, encoded by the coding sequence atggaagaggaggaggaggatCGGGTAGGACAGTGGAAGGATGACTCAGGGAGCCAGGCCAGGGAAAGTGACCGCCGCAGATTACCACAAACCGCGTGGAGTCCAGACGTCAATCCAGTGCTGTCATCAGACGAAGAGGAAATGTGGGATACCAGTAATGACATCATTAGTCAAAGGAATCAATCCACGGATAATGATGGTAGCAGAGAACAAAGGACTGATAGAGAACTATGTAAGGACAGAAATTCAGCCAGTATCTCATTATTTGCCATCTCTAACGAAGATATGGCAACAGACCAAATACCTGAAGAAATTCAAGAGATTCCAGAGGTCAAGATTGTGGAAAAACTGGAGATCATTGAAGAGGAAACAACTGACAGAGAAGAATCTGTTCAAGGTCATTCAGTGGTCAGGGAAGACAACTCAGACAGTCAACTATTAATAATATCTCAGGATCCTAAACCTACTGACCCAACAGAAATTAGTCTTGGTGATCTATCGGCAGTGATTAACGAGGTACAGGTCAACAGCTTAGACAAGAGACCAGAGCCCTCAGTGGCTGAAATTCACTGTTTTAAACATGGAACCGAGCCTATACTTGCTATCAATGCTTTCTGTGAGGAATTCACCTGGTTTCACTGTAACAACTCTAAATTTACTGAAAGAATGAATGACCAAGGGAAAGTGACAAAGCAGATCTACATAGGAGGGTGGACTAGTTCTTTTGTTGTGCTGAACTCTGGGGACATGGTTTACACAGAGTTTGAGGGGTGCACCATGCAAAAGGTCTACAAGACTGGCAAAGTAGAGGAGTTCTGGACTACTAAACCACTCATGCCCCTGGGGGTGGGGCTGGCCCTAGATGGGGGTTTACTGGTCTGTCTAGTGGACAAGGACTGCTATGATGTTGGGGACGACAGCATGCGTATGGTTCAACACCTCACCGAGGAAGGTCAGTTAACAGAGACCTACGAATACGCAGAGGACAAGGAAACACGATTATTCAATTTCCCCTACCGCGTGGCTGAAAATTTTAACACTGATATATGTGTGGTAGATCGGCAATCCAAAGACGTGGTGATAATTAAGGTAGTGTCATTTGATCGTAGACTGAAGTTTATGTATCATGGAAATACGAACACAAAGGACAGGTTTCATCCATCCGGAATAGTGTGTGACTCCTACTGTCGTATAATAATTACTGACTTTAATAACCACTGTATTCATGTTCTTAGTGAAGAGGGGGCATTTCTGAAGTTTTTAACCACGGACAATGATGGGCTTAAATACCCATACTGCCTTTCTCTCTACGATGACAGTCGCCTCTGGGTCGGGTGTAAAGACGGTGTTATACGAGTTTACGACTATATCACTTAG